A genome region from Macadamia integrifolia cultivar HAES 741 unplaced genomic scaffold, SCU_Mint_v3 scaffold_216A, whole genome shotgun sequence includes the following:
- the LOC122071368 gene encoding uncharacterized protein LOC122071368 → MRLSCVLPKIISEEQGAFQKGNIIHSNISLASELANMMFASTRGEVLLNGGPVGYFGVERGLRQGDPISPMLFIIAEEVLCRGLSELLANNSIKALSGPRGAIIPTHILFANDVFIFSNASIRKQAIAEELGISICNFPTRYLGVEIFKGRVKKESLIPIMDKVKGRLAGWKGKILSMAGRVEL, encoded by the exons ATGCGATTATCATgtgttcttccaaaaattatttctgaggagcagggggcctTCCAGAAAGGGAATATCATTCATTCCAACATATCTCTAGCCTCGGAGCTGGCAAACATGATGTTTGCATCCACAAGAGGTGAAG TTCTGCTAAATGGTGGCCCTGTTGGATACTTTGGTGTGGAGAGGGGTCTGAGACAAGGAGATCCGATCTCGCCAATGCTGTTTATAATTGCTGAAGAGGTTCTTTGTAGAGGCTTATCTGAGCTCCTAGCCAATAACAGCATTAAAGCTCTATCGGGTCCTCGTGGTGCTATTATCCCTACACACATTCTATTTGCTAATGATGTATTTATCTTCTCAAATGCATCCATCAG AAAGCAAGCCATTGCGGAAGAGCTTGGTATCTCCATTTGTAACTTCCCCACCCGCTATTTGGGGGTCGAGATCTTTAAGGGAAGGGTGAAAAAGGAGTCGCTAATCCCCATTATGGATAAAGTTAAAGGGCGACTagcaggatggaaagggaagatttTGTCCATGGCTGGACGAGTGGAATTG